Proteins from one Solenopsis invicta isolate M01_SB chromosome 11, UNIL_Sinv_3.0, whole genome shotgun sequence genomic window:
- the LOC105198808 gene encoding PX domain-containing protein kinase-like protein isoform X2: MALFEKRYTNKVLLDDTEQLTSVIENARTIDGHTEYVIKTQRGPLPERSWRVSRRYNDFVQLNAALSISGFDLPLPPKRIIGNMEPDFIAQRQIALQNYLNIVLMNPILASSLPMKKFLDPENYTAPLHEIALQQVSLALRSDANFEVCKPIPDMGWRLRKHYYTVKNRQNPKQELLLAWVEFGPDKHLQDKDIQGVFKTLGSLRHTYIEPIVHQHVTDNGALTIRNFYAAGTLRDVLCITKPKQPFIKKYGNPKQIKALTVQEIATYGYQILEALGFLHEKGLPYGHLHTGNVLLTSRCAKLLDIENGLLGLPAFYRPYVVQRRKLHATTQVDVYSFGHVLYEMAFGRPLLEATCSDLPHCEANLKNLLEVILSPEALKQDLPTVVRLLEHPFFESARRAALAIGTVEKPYFKLSNHLKEALQEAVNKAEQRLRDEQKVVRHQKRLVKVQEMMSSEEEMKKRKHKLKKEQKLAQEQRSSSQLGTNGTKQINGKSPERSDSPTSTSTATSVGTLTPPSLPGHKS; encoded by the exons ATGGCTTTATTCGAGAAGAGATACACGAATAAAGTGCTGTTAGATGATACGGAGCAGCTGACGAGCGTCATCGAAAATGCAAGGACTATCGACGGGCATACG GAATACGTAATCAAAACACAAAGAGGTCCGCTTCCCGAAAGATCCTGGAGAGTCAGCCGACGTTACAATGACTTTGTACAGCTCAACGCAGCTTTATCCATATCTGGCTTTGACCTGCCGCTCCCGCCAAAAAGGATTATTGGTAACATGGAGCCAGACTTTATAGCTCAACGACAAATAGCACTGCAG AATTATCTAAACATAGTACTAATGAATCCTATACTGGCATCTTCGCTTCCCATGAAAAAGTTTTTAGACCCTGAGAATTACACTGCACCGTTACATG aaattgcaCTGCAACAAGTGTCATTAGCATTACGGAGCGATGCCAATTTTGAAGTATGTAAGCCCATTCCCGATATGGGATGGCGATTAAGAAAACATTATTATACGGTAAAAAATCGTCAAAATCCGAAACAAGAACTTCTGCTAGCTTGGGTCGAGTTTGGCCCTGATAAGCATTTACAAGATAAAGATATACAAGGGGTTTTCAAGACCCTAGGCTCTCTACGGCATACTTACATCGAACCAATAGTACACCAGCATGTTACAGACAACGGGGCACTAacgataagaaatttttatgcgGCAGGCACTTTACGTGACGTATTGTGCATTACCAAGCCTAAGCaaccgtttataaaaaaatatggaaatcCGAAACAAATAAAAGCATTAACAGTACAAGAAATTGCCACGTACGGTTATCag ATATTAGAGGCTCTAGGATTTCTTCATGAAAAGGGATTACCTTATGGACATTTACACACCGGCAATGTTCTTTTAACTTCAAGATGCGCTAAATTATTGGATATAGAAAATGGACTTCTAGGATTGCCAGCGTTTTATCGGCCTTACGTGGTTCAAAGGCGCAAACTACATGCCACG actCAGGTTGATGTATACTCATTTGGACATGTTTTGTATGAAATGGCATTTGGACGACCGCTTTTGGAGGCAACGTGTTCTGATTTACCGCATTGCGAAgcgaatttaaagaatttactgGAAGTTATCTTATCACCGGAAGCTTTGAAACAAGATCTGCCAACAGTGGTTCGGCTATTGGAACACCCATTCTTCGAATCAGCGAGACGCGCTGCGTTGGCAATTGGTACCGTGGAGAAGCCATATTTTAAACTAAGCAATCATTTGAAGGAAGCTTTGCAAGAAGCTGTAAACAAAGCCGAACAACGATTGCGCGATGAACAAAAAGTTGTCCGACATCAAAAGAGGCTTGTCAAAGTTCAAGAAATGATGAGCTCGGAAGAAGAAATGAAGAAACGAAAACATAAACTG AAAAAAGAGCAAAAGTTGGCGCAAGAACAACGTTCTTCTTCGCAATTGGGTACCAACGGGACAAAGCAAATAAATGGTAAGAGCCCAGAGCGTTCAGACAGTCCAACAAGTACTTCCACGGCTACCAGCGTTGGAACGTTAACTCCTCCATCGCTTC CTGGGCACAAAAGTTGA
- the LOC105198806 gene encoding LOW QUALITY PROTEIN: negative elongation factor A (The sequence of the model RefSeq protein was modified relative to this genomic sequence to represent the inferred CDS: inserted 1 base in 1 codon), giving the protein MWRTXDKVRHAPEANDSNMANVRDSDTSLWLHNKLGTSNDSWTGSSICSQLNAEVLRNIKDCFPDLQTQVKLKLLLSFFHIPRRNVEEWRVELEEIIEVASLDSELWVSMLSEAMKTFPSTGSLNTDITDLDEHRPIFGDLVNDLRKLLKKQNDPAMLPLECHYLNKTALTSVVGQQPTPVKHFTLKRKPKSAALRAELLQKSTDAANNLKKSTAPTVPVRSRGMPRKMTDTTPLKGIPSRVPTSGFRSPSLTNTPISNRTSISNRIRKDGGIKLLDINEQPLGYAQAKKRKKMLEMEEQQKKVAEAQAAAAAAAASTVTPVVETPTTPEYAQGLASINPPATPVAPAAVATAQPYSAPSTPSSISVTTTQQTPTTLTTTTTTTPTTVLVAAPTVITPVESTPVAVQTVRPAQTVTQIRIQTTTQPNAANPRKGLSLTREQMLEAQEMFRTANKVTRPEKALILGFMAGSRDNPCPKLGNIVTVMLSENIEEVTQSDGTNVPMLVETHFQMNYTNGEWKRIKKNRRIVTEESTSTSTPAPNATATASN; this is encoded by the exons ATGTGGCGCA GTGACAAGGTACGGCACGCGCCGGAAGCAAACGACTCCAATATGGCGAATGTAAGGGACAGCGATACATCGTTGTGGCTACATAATAAGCTTGGTACGTCGAACGATAGCTGGACCGGCAGTTCAATTTGCTCGCAACTTAATGCCGAAGTATTGCGGAACATCAAGGATTGTTTTCCCGACCTGCAGACGCAGGTCAAGCTCAAACTACTCTTGTCGTTCTTCCACATACCCAGGCGCAATGTTGAAGAG TGGCGTGTGGAACTGGAGGAGATCATTGAGGTTGCATCTTTGGACAGTGAGCTGTGGGTATCGATGTTATCCGAAGCGATGAAGACTTTTCCATCAACTGGTTCTTTAAATACAGACATCACTGATCTAGATGAACATAGACCAATTTTTGGCGACTTGGTCAACGATTTGcggaaacttttaaaaaaacagaATGATCCTGCTATGCTTCCCTTAGAATGTCATTATCTTAACAAGACTGCATTGACTTCCGTGGTAGGTCAGCAACCCACTCCAGTCAAACATTTTACTCTCAAGAGAAAACCAAAAAGCGCAGCTTTGAGAGCAGAATTGCTTCAGAAAAGTACCGATGCAGCTAATAATCTCAAGAAAAGCACAGCTCCCACTGTACCAGTGAGAAGCAGAGGAATGCCACGAAAAATGACTGATACAA CACCTCTAAAGGGAATTCCAAGCAGAGTTCCAACAAGTGGTTTTCGATCTCCATCGCTTACAAACACACCTATATCTAACAGAACATCGATCAGCAATAGAATTCGTAAGGATGGCGGTATTAAATTACTGGACATTAATGAGCAACCTCTTGGATACGCACAAgcaaaaaagaggaaaaagatgTTGGAGATGGAGGAGCAGCAGAAGAAAGTCGCAGAGGCGCAAGCAGCTGCCGCAGCTGCAGCAGCTTCAACGGTTACACCAGTCGTGGAAACCCCGACGACTCCGGAATACGCGCAAGGATTGGCCTCGATAAATCCGCCTGCTACGCCTGTTGCACCAGCTGCAGTAGCTACAGCCCAACCCTATTCTGCACCGAGCACGCCAAGCAGCATTTCTGTTACGACTACACAGCAAACAC CTACTACGTTAACTACTACTACCACCACAACTCCCACTACTGTACTAGTAGCTGCACCGACGGTAATAACGCCAGTGGAAAGCACACCAGTCGCTGTGCAAACAGTTAGACCGGCTCAGACAGTCACGCAGATTCGTATACAAACTACCACACAACCTAATGCGGCTAACCCAAGAAAAGGTCTATCTCTTACG CGAGAACAAATGCTGGAAGCACAAGAAATGTTTAGAACTGCGAATAAAGTAACGCGTCCAGAAAAGGCTCTTATCTTAGGTTTTATGGCTGGTTCTAGAG ATAATCCTTGTCCAAAATTGGGCAATATAGTCACAGTGATGCTTTCGGAAAATATAGAAGAAGTAACACAATCGGATGGAACGAATGTTCCGATGTTGGTCGAAACTCATTTTCAAATGAATTACACGAACGGCGAATGGAAGAGGATAAAGAAAAATCGACGTATCGTAACGGAGGAATCTACATCAACGTCCACTCCCGCGCCGAATGCGACCGCCACAGCTTCCAATTGA
- the LOC105198805 gene encoding peroxiredoxin isoform X2, with the protein MFRLFASLCTRSGTLVNATSSLAKTDSTSLVRSARNFTVSSKLLSDGPQVQKPAPDFSGTAVVKGDFKEIKLSDYKGKYVVLFFYPLDFTFVCPTEIIAFSEKVAEFEALNTQVIGVSTDSHFSHLAWINTPRKQGGLGGDLGYPLLSDFNKSISSKYNVLLQDSGIALRGLFIIDKEGVLRQFCVNDLPVGRSVEETLRLIKAFQFVEKHGEVCPANWQPDSKTIKPNPKDSKQYFESIN; encoded by the exons atgtttcgaTTATTCGCTTCGCTGTGTACACGAAGTGGAACACTG GTCAATGCAACTAGTTCGCTGGCGAAAACTGACAGTACATCGTTGGTGAGAAGTGCCCGTAATTTCACAGTGAGTTCAAAACTATTGAGCGATGGGCCACAGGTTCAGAAACCCGCTCCGGATTTCTCTGGTACCGCAGTAGTTAAAGGTGATTTTAAGGAAATCAAATTGAGCGACTACAAAGGAAAATACGTCGTTTTGTTTTTCTACCCATTAGATTT CACATTTGTTTGTCCGACGGAGATAATCGCATTTAGCGAAAAGGTTGCAGAGTTTGAGGCTCTGAATACACAAGTAATCGGAGTGTCGACAGATTCCCATTTCAGCCACTTGGCATGGATTAATACTCCGAGAAAACAAGGTGGCCTCGGGGGAGACTTGGGCTATCCTCTTTTGAGTGATTTTAACAAAAGCATATCGAGTAAATACAATGTTTTGTTGCAAGACTCTGGTATTGCTCTCAGAGGTCTCTTCATCATAGATAAGGAGGGAGTTCTTCGACAGTTTTGCGTCAATGATCTTCCAGTTGGCAGGAGCGTCGAAGAGACGTTAAGGTTGATCAAGGCTTTCCAGTTTGTCGAGAAACATGGTGAGGTATGTCCTGCCAACTGGCAGCCAGATTCTAAAACCATCAAACCGAATCCAAAAGATAGCAAACAATACTTTGAATCGATTAATTAA
- the LOC105198809 gene encoding tafazzin homolog isoform X1, translating to MVYDIKWIIPKLRNPSRLWNIASSITFAAVGIFSKIIIATLDFRHGFNRRKIRWSLAAQDICFTNVWHSYFFMLGKCIPIVRGDGVYQEAMDFCIERLALGEWVHVFPEGKVNMLKEEMRLKWGVGRLILESPVTPIVIPICHLGMDEVLPNEPPYVLKVGKRVTMHYGEPIDFSGLLDELRESKASEMEARKAITDRIQEELLRLKAATEKLHAKL from the exons ATGGTGTACGACATCAAGTGGATCATACCGAAACTACGGAACCCATCCCGGCTGTGGAACATCGCGAGCAGCATAACCTTCGCGGCGGTGggcattttttcaaaaatcatcaTAG CGACCCTGGACTTCCGGCATGGGTTTAACCGACGTAAGATACGATGGTCGCTCGCCGCACAAGACATTTGTTTCACGAATGTCTGGCATTCCTACTTTTTCATGCTCGGCAAGTGCATACCAATCGTCCGAGGCGACGGCGTGTATCAGGAGGCCATGGACTTCTGCATCGAAAGGCTGGCCCTTGGAGAGTGGGTGCACGTCTTCCCTGAGGGAAAAGTCAACATGCTTAAGGAAGAAATGAG GTTGAAATGGGGCGTGGGTAGATTAATATTAGAATCGCCTGTGACGCCTATCGTAATTCCTATCTGTCATCTCGGTATGGATGAAGTACTTCCCAACGAGCCACCGTATGTGCTTAAAGTGGGAAAAAGAGTTACCATGCATTACGGTGAACCCATAGACTTTAGTGGATTGCTGGACGAATTGCGGGAGTCAAAAGCGAGTGAGATGGAAGCGCGCAAAGCGATAACTGATCGCATTCAGGAAGAGCTTTTAAG aTTGAAAGCAGCAACGGAAAAGCTTCATGCTAAGTTATGA
- the LOC105198809 gene encoding tafazzin homolog isoform X2, producing MVYDIKWIIPKLRNPSRLWNIASSITFAAVGIFSKIIIEWLNKTTVYNKHIIVRALDLRPKNVPLITVSNHHSCFDDPGIWATLDFRHGFNRRKIRWSLAAQDICFTNVWHSYFFMLGKCIPIVRGDGVYQEAMDFCIERLALGEWVHVFPEGKVNMLKEEMRLKWGVGRLILESPVTPIVIPICHLGMDEVLPNEPPYVLKVGKRVTMHYGEPIDFSGLLDELRESKASEMEARKAITDRIQEELLRLKAATEKLHAKL from the exons ATGGTGTACGACATCAAGTGGATCATACCGAAACTACGGAACCCATCCCGGCTGTGGAACATCGCGAGCAGCATAACCTTCGCGGCGGTGggcattttttcaaaaatcatcaTAG AATGGCTGAACAAAACAACGGTGTACAACAAGCACATTATCGTGCGCGCCTTAGACCTCCGGCCGAAAAACGTTCCGCTCATTACCGTGTCGAATCATCACAGTTGCTTCGACGATCCGGGTATATGGG CGACCCTGGACTTCCGGCATGGGTTTAACCGACGTAAGATACGATGGTCGCTCGCCGCACAAGACATTTGTTTCACGAATGTCTGGCATTCCTACTTTTTCATGCTCGGCAAGTGCATACCAATCGTCCGAGGCGACGGCGTGTATCAGGAGGCCATGGACTTCTGCATCGAAAGGCTGGCCCTTGGAGAGTGGGTGCACGTCTTCCCTGAGGGAAAAGTCAACATGCTTAAGGAAGAAATGAG GTTGAAATGGGGCGTGGGTAGATTAATATTAGAATCGCCTGTGACGCCTATCGTAATTCCTATCTGTCATCTCGGTATGGATGAAGTACTTCCCAACGAGCCACCGTATGTGCTTAAAGTGGGAAAAAGAGTTACCATGCATTACGGTGAACCCATAGACTTTAGTGGATTGCTGGACGAATTGCGGGAGTCAAAAGCGAGTGAGATGGAAGCGCGCAAAGCGATAACTGATCGCATTCAGGAAGAGCTTTTAAG aTTGAAAGCAGCAACGGAAAAGCTTCATGCTAAGTTATGA
- the LOC105198805 gene encoding peroxiredoxin isoform X1: MFRLFASLCTRSGTLVVNATSSLAKTDSTSLVRSARNFTVSSKLLSDGPQVQKPAPDFSGTAVVKGDFKEIKLSDYKGKYVVLFFYPLDFTFVCPTEIIAFSEKVAEFEALNTQVIGVSTDSHFSHLAWINTPRKQGGLGGDLGYPLLSDFNKSISSKYNVLLQDSGIALRGLFIIDKEGVLRQFCVNDLPVGRSVEETLRLIKAFQFVEKHGEVCPANWQPDSKTIKPNPKDSKQYFESIN; the protein is encoded by the exons atgtttcgaTTATTCGCTTCGCTGTGTACACGAAGTGGAACACTG GTTGTCAATGCAACTAGTTCGCTGGCGAAAACTGACAGTACATCGTTGGTGAGAAGTGCCCGTAATTTCACAGTGAGTTCAAAACTATTGAGCGATGGGCCACAGGTTCAGAAACCCGCTCCGGATTTCTCTGGTACCGCAGTAGTTAAAGGTGATTTTAAGGAAATCAAATTGAGCGACTACAAAGGAAAATACGTCGTTTTGTTTTTCTACCCATTAGATTT CACATTTGTTTGTCCGACGGAGATAATCGCATTTAGCGAAAAGGTTGCAGAGTTTGAGGCTCTGAATACACAAGTAATCGGAGTGTCGACAGATTCCCATTTCAGCCACTTGGCATGGATTAATACTCCGAGAAAACAAGGTGGCCTCGGGGGAGACTTGGGCTATCCTCTTTTGAGTGATTTTAACAAAAGCATATCGAGTAAATACAATGTTTTGTTGCAAGACTCTGGTATTGCTCTCAGAGGTCTCTTCATCATAGATAAGGAGGGAGTTCTTCGACAGTTTTGCGTCAATGATCTTCCAGTTGGCAGGAGCGTCGAAGAGACGTTAAGGTTGATCAAGGCTTTCCAGTTTGTCGAGAAACATGGTGAGGTATGTCCTGCCAACTGGCAGCCAGATTCTAAAACCATCAAACCGAATCCAAAAGATAGCAAACAATACTTTGAATCGATTAATTAA
- the LOC105198808 gene encoding PX domain-containing protein kinase-like protein isoform X1, producing MALFEKRYTNKVLLDDTEQLTSVIENARTIDGHTEYVIKTQRGPLPERSWRVSRRYNDFVQLNAALSISGFDLPLPPKRIIGNMEPDFIAQRQIALQNYLNIVLMNPILASSLPMKKFLDPENYTAPLHEIALQQVSLALRSDANFEVCKPIPDMGWRLRKHYYTVKNRQNPKQELLLAWVEFGPDKHLQDKDIQGVFKTLGSLRHTYIEPIVHQHVTDNGALTIRNFYAAGTLRDVLCITKPKQPFIKKYGNPKQIKALTVQEIATYGYQILEALGFLHEKGLPYGHLHTGNVLLTSRCAKLLDIENGLLGLPAFYRPYVVQRRKLHATTQVDVYSFGHVLYEMAFGRPLLEATCSDLPHCEANLKNLLEVILSPEALKQDLPTVVRLLEHPFFESARRAALAIGTVEKPYFKLSNHLKEALQEAVNKAEQRLRDEQKVVRHQKRLVKVQEMMSSEEEMKKRKHKLKKEQKLAQEQRSSSQLGTNGTKQINGKSPERSDSPTSTSTATSVGTLTPPSLRSVEITQANAVPGKGVPSPPSLPPPCEASGSASNSVSKSNDRAALLGSICNFDKTRLRRITNGHR from the exons ATGGCTTTATTCGAGAAGAGATACACGAATAAAGTGCTGTTAGATGATACGGAGCAGCTGACGAGCGTCATCGAAAATGCAAGGACTATCGACGGGCATACG GAATACGTAATCAAAACACAAAGAGGTCCGCTTCCCGAAAGATCCTGGAGAGTCAGCCGACGTTACAATGACTTTGTACAGCTCAACGCAGCTTTATCCATATCTGGCTTTGACCTGCCGCTCCCGCCAAAAAGGATTATTGGTAACATGGAGCCAGACTTTATAGCTCAACGACAAATAGCACTGCAG AATTATCTAAACATAGTACTAATGAATCCTATACTGGCATCTTCGCTTCCCATGAAAAAGTTTTTAGACCCTGAGAATTACACTGCACCGTTACATG aaattgcaCTGCAACAAGTGTCATTAGCATTACGGAGCGATGCCAATTTTGAAGTATGTAAGCCCATTCCCGATATGGGATGGCGATTAAGAAAACATTATTATACGGTAAAAAATCGTCAAAATCCGAAACAAGAACTTCTGCTAGCTTGGGTCGAGTTTGGCCCTGATAAGCATTTACAAGATAAAGATATACAAGGGGTTTTCAAGACCCTAGGCTCTCTACGGCATACTTACATCGAACCAATAGTACACCAGCATGTTACAGACAACGGGGCACTAacgataagaaatttttatgcgGCAGGCACTTTACGTGACGTATTGTGCATTACCAAGCCTAAGCaaccgtttataaaaaaatatggaaatcCGAAACAAATAAAAGCATTAACAGTACAAGAAATTGCCACGTACGGTTATCag ATATTAGAGGCTCTAGGATTTCTTCATGAAAAGGGATTACCTTATGGACATTTACACACCGGCAATGTTCTTTTAACTTCAAGATGCGCTAAATTATTGGATATAGAAAATGGACTTCTAGGATTGCCAGCGTTTTATCGGCCTTACGTGGTTCAAAGGCGCAAACTACATGCCACG actCAGGTTGATGTATACTCATTTGGACATGTTTTGTATGAAATGGCATTTGGACGACCGCTTTTGGAGGCAACGTGTTCTGATTTACCGCATTGCGAAgcgaatttaaagaatttactgGAAGTTATCTTATCACCGGAAGCTTTGAAACAAGATCTGCCAACAGTGGTTCGGCTATTGGAACACCCATTCTTCGAATCAGCGAGACGCGCTGCGTTGGCAATTGGTACCGTGGAGAAGCCATATTTTAAACTAAGCAATCATTTGAAGGAAGCTTTGCAAGAAGCTGTAAACAAAGCCGAACAACGATTGCGCGATGAACAAAAAGTTGTCCGACATCAAAAGAGGCTTGTCAAAGTTCAAGAAATGATGAGCTCGGAAGAAGAAATGAAGAAACGAAAACATAAACTG AAAAAAGAGCAAAAGTTGGCGCAAGAACAACGTTCTTCTTCGCAATTGGGTACCAACGGGACAAAGCAAATAAATGGTAAGAGCCCAGAGCGTTCAGACAGTCCAACAAGTACTTCCACGGCTACCAGCGTTGGAACGTTAACTCCTCCATCGCTTC GTTCTGTGGAAATTACGCAAGCGAATGCAGTTCCTGGCAAAGGTGTTCCGTCGCCACCTTCGTTGCCACCACCATGCGAAGCATCCGGTAGTGCATCAAATAGTGTATCAAAATCGAATGACCGTGCTGCTTTACTTGGAAGTATTTGCAATTTTGACAAGACTAGATTGCGAAGGATTACAAATGGACATCGTTAG